A genomic segment from Aspergillus puulaauensis MK2 DNA, chromosome 1, nearly complete sequence encodes:
- a CDS encoding ankyrin repeat protein (COG:M;~EggNog:ENOG410PHPY;~InterPro:IPR002110,IPR036770,IPR020683;~PFAM:PF13857,PF12796,PF00023,PF13637,PF13606;~go_function: GO:0005515 - protein binding [Evidence IEA]) translates to MDPISAFGLISGALQVGQVITETLAGLARLREKYQHADLTIGALEQQVRTIRAAITQLENWTRIRLRESPAEYKSSLEVSLEGCQIVMDALAEEVRVLTQGASANDNGIGFRLRMRVVWREDVMRGHQDRLQSQVIALQLLVQACQCQSFAEEVELLRKTENRRIIWKVADDAATLRSSTRYAGSRAGTSSSLSQRASTTGDTVFDFDSTLASTLAYQRVPQYPYLRPEASTITNNDNQSHTTDEGYGSGATTNATVSRMGSLVLPSHPSGAISPPIGHSNSMALSPTTRTPTSNFTRRSKSDSAKAPLHNVKPGSAREAIQSVFRRLSQSSKRSKSSPQAPTRSPTDGPVHTRRRTHDRDINTSIDLGTADGANAPLIVKTAQTSSWSDVEKLIERGCDLESRHFQTRRTALLVAAHCGNEAVVDLLTRKNARLDAVDKSGSTALHLAASRGHCRVLELLVLSKGINIESRDSKGRTALWIAAERGEAEATELLLVSNVKVNARADAQMTALHIAAKQGDEVIVKLLVSRGADLEAKDAAMMTALHYACEEGHISVMETLLDNKVNIDIPGCDMKTPLICAAAAGGLSATKLLLKRKASSRCADDAGLTALHWAAYNGHTEIVEILSSRKSSLTTVDSTSRTALHSACMNSQFAVVELLLRKHVPLEVKCQAGLTALHYACLANSVEISKLLLMSSADIEAPIEAQLHRRPAHIAAIQGSMGLLNLLCDKGANIEARDSLGYRALGAASRAGHAAAVQNLLDRGSPVHLPPPDTWGREDSPLCLAAAGGHLPVVSLLLERGASVLKLDEQDWYPYQHAVYHGNLRVLELLLPRTLAGVAPGTLDSKLEPDAIGFAPAADISEERKREVLGLLHRARHQPESFARSTAIPNTSSYIPEMHRVTQSTVAGNGGAGSAYFTSPAAIIPEREVRANSAQELPGSLEQGLPVSRSQTPEHMHRPPNSEEQALSLLTLRTALERNPALHSRHNQQAPFVWEPQQSPTPPRPPLSHPTPVREQAIQPDGLLLRNGDLFGERFIDTPVSIVDERSTSAREGPPSRNEGLESRSDNRVQPPTFTLASGRDSDSDSVASFSTASEGAEFRPQNIVELPA, encoded by the exons ATGGATCCTATCTCCGCATTCGGGTTGATTTCTGGAGCTCTCCAGGTTGGGCAAGTTATTACCGAAACACTTGCTGGCCTGGCTAGACTCCGTGAGAAATATCAACATGCCGACCTTACGATTGGGGCGCTCGAACAACAAGTGAGAACAATCAGGGCTGCGATTACACAATTGGAGAATTGGACAAGAATTAGACTCCGTGAGTCCCCAGCGGAATACAAGTCGAGCCTGGAGGTTTCGCTCGAGGGCTGTCAGATTGTCATGGACGCCCTCGCCGAAGAGGTTCGGGTTTTGACACAGGGTGCATCAGCGAATGACAATGGGATCGGATTCCGACTTCGTATGAGAGTTGTATGGAGAGAAGATGTAATGAGAGGGCATCAGGACCGGCTTCAGTCCCAAGTGATTGCGCTTCAACTGCTGGTGCAAGCCTGTCAATG CCAATCATTTGCAGAGGAAGTTGAACTCCTGCGTAAAACAGAAAACCGACGCATTATATGGAAAGTTGCCGACGATGCCGCGACCCTTCGCTCCTCAACCAGGTATGCGGGCTCTCGAGCCGGCacctcttccagcttgaGCCAACGTGCATCAACGACGGGCGACACTGTCTTCGATTTTGATAGCACTCTGGCTTCCACTTTGGCATACCAGCGTGTGCCGCAATATCCATACCTGAGACCGGAAGCGTCAACGATCACGAATAATGATAACCAAAGCCACACGACCGACGAGGGTTATGGCAGTGGAGCAACGACTAACGCAACAGTATCTCGGATGGGGAGTTTAGTATTGCCTAGCCACCCTTCGGGTGCAATTAGTCCACCGATTGGTCACAGCAATAGTATGGCATTGAGCCCTACCACCAGGACACCGACTTCAAACTTCACACGGCGGTCTAAATCCGACTCTGCCAAAGCTCCCCTGCACAATGTAAAGCCAGGGTCAGCACGTGAAGCGATACAGTCTGTGTTTCGGCGACTCAGTCAATCGAGCAAGAGATCAAAATCGTCCCCGCAGGCCCCAACGCGAAGCCCGACGGACGGGCCGGTACATACTCGGCGCCGCACACACGACAGAgatatcaacaccagcatTGATCTGGGGACCGCAGATGGGGCAAATGCTCCTCTCATTGTTAAAACAGCTCAGACGAGCTCTTGGTCTGATGTTGAGAAACTGATTGAAAGGGGATGTGACTTGGAATCGAGGCACTTTCAAACCCGGCGAACCGCACTTCTTGTTGCAGCACATTGTGGAAATGAGGCAGTAGTGGATCTCTTGACCCGCAAGAACGCACGTCTAGATGCGGTTGATAAGTCGGGGTCAACAGCCCTACACCTTGCAGCTTCGCGTGGCCACTGTCGGGTTCTCGAACTACTCGTCCTTTCGAAAGGCATAAACATTGAATCACGAGACTCTAAAGGACGAACGGCTCTTTGGATTGCAGCTGAAAGAGGTGAAGCAGAGGCCACAGAATTACTTCTCGTTTCCAACGTGAAGGTTAACGCACGCGCAGACGCGCAGATGACTGCTCTCCACATAGCAGCCAAACAGGGTGATGAAGTTATTGTTAAGCTCCTAGTCAGCAGAGGTGCCGACCTAGAAGCTAAAGAcgcggcgatgatgacagCGCTACATTATGCTTGCGAGGAGGGCCACATTAGCGTAATGGAAACGCTCCTTGATAACAAAGTGAATATTGATATCCCTGGCTGCGACATGAAAACGCCACTCatttgcgcagctgctgctggtgggctTTCAGCAACTAAGTTGCTTTTAAAGAGAAAAGCCTCTAGTCGATGCGCTGACGATGCTGGTCTGACTGCGCTACATTGGGCTGCATATAATGGACATACAGAAATTGTGGAGATACTCAGCAGTAGGAAAAGCTCCCTGACTACTGTGGATTCCACAAGCCGAACAGCCCTTCATTCAGCATGTATGAACTCGCAATTTGCCGTCGtggagcttcttcttcgaaagCATGTACCTTTAGAGGTGAAATGCCAGGCTGGACTCACGGCACTTCATTACGCATGTCTTGCTAATAGTGTCGAAATTTCAAAATTATTGCTCATGTCAAGTGCTGACATCGAGGCTCCGATAGAGGCACAACTCCATAGGCGCCCTGCGCATATTGCAGCTATCCAAGGCTCAATGGGACTTCTAAACCTGCTCTGCGACAAAGGCGCCAATATAGAGGCTCGGGACTCTTTAGGATACCGGGCGCTTGGAGCAGCAAGCCGGGCCGGtcatgctgctgctgttcagAACCTACTCGACCGCGGATCACCCGTACACCTTCCACCACCCGATACATGGGGCCGAGAGGATTCTCCTTTGTGtcttgctgcagctggaggaCACCTCCCGGTCGTCTCTCTTCTTCTAGAGCGCGGTGCGTCTGTGTTAAAACTGGACGAACAAGACTGGTATCCATACCAACATGCGGTATATCATGGCAATCTGCGCGTTCTcgagctccttctcccccgaACTCTGGCTGGTGTAGCACCAGGTACCTTAGACTCAAAACTTGAACCGGATGCTATCGGATTCGCTCCAGCTGCAGACATATCAGAGGAGCGCAAAAGAGAGGTTTTGGGATTGCTACACCGAGCACGGCATCAACCGGAATCTTTTGCGCGAAGTACAGCGATCCCAAATACCTCTTCATATATACCAGAAATGCACCGAGTGACCCAGAGCACTGTTGCAGGGaatggaggagctggctCCGCGTATTTTACATCACCTGCGGCGATAATTCCAGAGAGGGAAGTCAGAGCCAACTCTGCTCAAGAGCTCCCAGGCTCATTAGAACAAGGATTGCCCGTTAGCCGATCTCAGACACCGGAGCACATGCATCGTCCACCCAATAGTGAAGAACAAGCGCTTTCACTTCTAACGCTGAGGACAGCATTGGAGCGAAACCCAGCATTGCACTCTAGGCACAATCAACAAGCGCCTTTTGTTTGGGAGCCCCAGCAGTCGCCAACTCCCCCAAGGCCGCCGTTGAGCCATCCAACCCCTGTTCGTGAACAGGCCATCCAACCCGACGGACTACTCCTCAGAAACGGAGACCTGTTCGGAGAGCGCTTCATCGACACCCCAGTATCCATAGTTGACGAAAGGTCAACCTCAGCTAGGGAAGggcctccttctcgcaaCGAAGGCCTGGAGAGCCGGAGTGATAATAGAGTACAGCCACCAACTTTCACTTTGGCGTCAGGACGTgattcggattcggattcggTAGCTTCATTTTCCACTGCCTCGGAAGGTGCCGAGTTTAGGCCGCAGAATATAGTTGAGCTTCCAGCTTAA
- the lysF gene encoding homoaconitase LysF (COG:E;~EggNog:ENOG410PH1K;~InterPro:IPR004418,IPR001030,IPR039386,IPR018136, IPR036008,IPR015931,IPR015928,IPR000573;~PFAM:PF00330,PF00694;~go_function: GO:0004409 - homoaconitate hydratase activity [Evidence IEA];~go_function: GO:0051539 - 4 iron, 4 sulfur cluster binding [Evidence IEA];~go_process: GO:0009085 - lysine biosynthetic process [Evidence IEA]) has translation MQSRLVSSGGLGRRWTVLRCAMSKNYQRRTLTSTRRQFQEVFQSQLEDPTSAALFSALHSSKAVPQTLTEKIVQKYSVGLPQGKFVKAGDYVTISPHRCMTHDNSWPVASKFFSIGASNLHNPNQIVMTLDHDVQNKSEKNLQKYRQIEEFASQHGVQFYPAGRGIGHQIMIEEGFAWPGTLAVASDSHSNMYGGVGCLGTPIVRTDAASVWATGKTWWQIPPVAKVTFTGVLPAGVTGKDVIVALCGLFNNDDVLNHAIEFTGSEETMRGLSVDTRLTIANMTTEWGALSGLFPIDDVLKGWLRGKATTSAMGLADGPFKTLAAEQFTHPLLQQLFENPMTADKGAKYAKELFLDLSTLSPYISGPNSVKVATPLKELEAQDIKVNKAYLVSCTNSRASDIAAAAKVFKDAAEKNGGKVPKISDGVSFYIAAASIPEQLAAEEAGDWQVLLEAGATTLPAGCGPCIGMGQGLLEPGEVGISASNRNFKGRMGSTDAKAYLGSPEVVAASALSGKLSGPGWYETPEGWTEVVRGEGDGIREEDRMLTADEALEKLIGQMDDLVADGEKRFASETPAAEESEQGLTEIYPGFPQSVSGEIVFCDQDNLSTDGVYPGKYTYQDDVTPETMARVCMENYDPKFSATAKEGDILVSGFNFGCGSSREQAATAILAKKIPLVVSGSFGNIFSRNSINNALMGLEVPQLISRLREAFGSGDKVLTRRTGWTLTWDVRRSLIEVQEGENGPRWTHKVGELPPNVQEIIAKGGLEKWVKNAIGA, from the exons ATGCAGTCACGACTAGTATCATCAGGCGGCCTCGGCCGCCGCTGGACGGTGCTGCGATGCGCAATGTCAAAGAATTACCAGCGACGAACCCTCACATCCACGAGACGCCAGTTCCAAGAGGTATTCCAGTCGCAGCTCGAAGATCCCACCTCTGCCGCGCTCTTTTCTGCACTCCATTCCTCGAAAGCTGTGCCTCAGACTCTCACCGAAAAGATTGTTCAGAAGTACTCGGTCGGATTACCGCAAGGCAAATTTGTCAAGGCTGGCGACTATGTCACAATCTCGCCGCACCGCTGTATGA CGCACGATAATTCCTGGCCCGTGGCCTCCAAGTTCTTTTCCATTGGAGCATCTAATCTGCATAACCCGAACCAGATCGTCATGACCCTCGACCACGATGTCCAGAATAAGTCCGAGAAGAACCTGCAAAAGTACCGTCAAATTGAAGAGTTCGCTAGTCAACACGGTGTGCAATTCTACCCCGCTGGGAGAGGTATCGGTCATCAGATTATGATAGAGGAGGGTTTTGCCTGGCCCGGCACGCTGGCGGTCGCCTCGGATTCCCATAGTAATATGTATGGAGGCGTCGGGTGCCTGGGGACTCCAATTGTGAGAACAGATGCGGCTAGTGTCTGGGCGACTGGCAAGACTTGGTGGCAGATCCCCCCTGTCGCGAAGGTAACCTTTACGGGCGTTTTGCCGGCTGGTGTCACCGGTAAGGACGTCATTGTCGCCCTTTGTGGATTGTTCAACAACGATGATGTCCTGAACCACGCGATTGAATTTACGGGAAGCGAGGAGACCATGCGAGGCCTGTCTGTGGATACTCGGTTGACCATTGCTAACATGACGACTGAGTGGGGTGCCCTCTCTGGATTGTTCCCCATTGATGATGTTCTGAAAGGATGGCTGAGAGGCAAGGCTACAACCTCGGCCATGGGACTTGCGGATGGCCCGTTTAAGACCTTAGCTGCGGAACAATTCACCCACCCACTTCTGCAACAACTATTTGAGAACCCGATGACTGCGGACAAGGGCGCGAAATACGCCAAGGAGCTCTTCCTGGACCTTTCTACCCTTTCCCCTTATATCTCTGGGCCCAACTCAGTCAAGGTTGCGACCCCACTcaaggagcttgaggcgCAGGACATTAAGGTGAACAAGGCCTATCTCGTCTCTTGCACAAACTCGCGAGCTTCAgacattgctgctgctgcaaagGTTTTCAAggatgctgcagagaagaACGGTGGCAAGGTTCCCAAGATTTCTGACGGTGTCAGTTTCTATATTGCGGCTGCGTCAATCCCCGAGCAATTAGCGGccgaggaagctggagactgGCAGGTGTTGCTAGAAGCTGGAGCAACTACACTGCCTGCTGGGTGTGGACCGTGTATTGGTATGGGCCAGGGTCTACTGGAGCCTGGGGAGGTTGGTATCAGTGCGTCCAACCGTAACTTCAAGGGCCGCATGGGTAGTACCGACGCAAAGGCGTACCTTGGAAGCCCAGAGGTTGTCGCTGCTAGTGCCCTAAGCGGAAAGCTTAGCGGCCCTGGCTGGTACGAAACCCCCGAAGGTTGGACTGAAGTGGTTCGGGGTGAAGGTGACGGTATCCGAGAGGAGGACCGCATGCTAACAGCCGACGAggctttggagaagctgaTCGGCCAGATGGATGATCTCGTGGCCGACGGCGAGAAGCGTTTCGCCTCCGAGACCCCCGCTGCTGAAGAATCTGAGCAAGGTCTGACAGAGATTTACCCTGGTTTCCCCCAAAGTGTTTCCGGAGAGATCGTTTTTTGCGATCAGGACAACCTTTCCACCGATGGTGTCTACCCGGGCAA ATACACCTATCAGGATGATGTGACCCCCGAGACCATGGCCCGCGTCTGCATGGAGAACTACGACCCTAAATTCTCAGCTACCGCTAAGGAGGGAGACATTCTAGTCAGCGGTTTTAACTTCGGCTGTGGAAGTTCCCGAGAGCAAGCCGCTACTGCTATCCTAGCAAAGAAGATCCCATTGGTTGTGTCTGGCAGCTTCGGAAATATCTTCTCACGCAACAGTATCAACAATGCTTTGATGGGCCTGGAAGTTCCTCAGCTAATCAGCCGCCTCCGTGAGGCATTTGGCTCCGGCGACAAGGTCCTTACTCGTCGCACGGGTTGGACCTTAACCTGGGATGTGCGGAGAAGTCTCATCGAGGTTCAAGAAGGCGAAAATGGACCCAGGTGGACACACAAGGTTGGAGAATTACCTCCAAATGTCCAGGAGATTATTGCAAAGGGGGGTCTGGAGAAATGGGTCAAGAATGCCATTGGCGCATAG
- the CYC2 gene encoding cytochrome b5 reductase family protein (COG:C,H;~EggNog:ENOG410PFUM;~InterPro:IPR001834,IPR017938,IPR017927,IPR008333, IPR039261;~PFAM:PF00970;~TransMembrane:1 (i47-66o);~go_function: GO:0016491 - oxidoreductase activity [Evidence IEA];~go_process: GO:0055114 - oxidation-reduction process [Evidence IEA]), with the protein MKPRIRLRGFLLSQHAHPVALRPFVRSQRRHASSSPGPPTSSSQPRWLRLTLITATAVGIGAYIRWTQESKSGSTTLNPASFTPYCLVSREPVSSTGSLFTLKPPRPDGSNLEVYDGAWKTGIWSVMFKQPQLQIGRDYTPLPSTSSDGDDECLRFFIRKDRFGEVSRYLHSLKIGSAVEVRGPRIECEIPSDTQTILFIAGGTGIAPALQAGHTLLRRTDQTNRPRIHILWANRRLEDCTGGFSDTMDTAAKPQTSWFSRIFRSPKPVITPAPNEVQDKTKTSIIVRELEALKAQYPEQFTVEYFVDEENKFIGKKSILDFAQMATASSEVRKHNLILVSGPEGFISYMAGPKLWAQGMELQGPLQGVIKELGLKDWAVWKL; encoded by the coding sequence ATGAAGCCCAGGATCCGATTACGGGgcttcctcctttctcaaCATGCGCACCCTGTGGCCTTGCGGCCATTCGTTCGGTCGCAGCGACGCCATGCCAGTTCCTCGCCCGGACCtccaacttcttcctcccaaccTCGGTGGCTGCGACTGACCTTGATAACGGCCACCGCTGTCGGCATTGGTGCATATATCAGATGGACACAGGAATCTAAGTCTGGCTCGACCACTTTGAATCCCGCTAGCTTTACACCATACTGTTTAGTGTCCCGAGAACCCGTATCGTCGACTGGCAGCTTATTTACACTTAAACCTCCAAGGCCAGATGGGAGCAATCTCGAGGTATACGATGGTGCTTGGAAGACTGGGATCTGGAGTGTCATGTTTAAGCAGCCACAACTCCAGATAGGTAGAGACTATACACCTCTGCCTTCAACGTCGTCAGACGGGGACGATGAGTGCTTGCGGTTTTTTATCCGTAAAGATCGGTTTGGCGAAGTCTCGCGATACTTGCATAGCCTTAAGATAGGCTCGGCGGTTGAAGTGCGAGGACCCCGAATTGAGTGCGAGATCCCATCGGATACACAAACAATACTCTTTATTGCTGGCGGGACGGGGATCGCACCGGCTCTCCAAGCAGGCCAtacccttcttcgccgcaCTGATCAAACAAACAGACCCCGGATACACATTCTCTGGGCAAATCGGCGGCTAGAAGACTGTACGGGTGGATTCAGTGACACTATGGACACCGCTGCCAAACCACAAACGTCATGGTTTTCCCGAATCTTCAGATCCCCCAAACCGGTTATTACGCCTGCCCCAAATGAGGTGCAAGACAAAACGAAAACTTCTATAATCGTCCGGGAACTTGAGGCTCTGAAGGCACAGTATCCTGAGCAATTTACTGTCGAGTACTTCGTCGATGAAGAAAACAAGTTCATTGGCAAAAAGTCCATATTGGATTTCGCTCAGATGGCCACGGCTTCGTCCGAAGTACGCAAGCATAATTTGATTCTCGTATCGGGTCCAGAAGGGTTCATCAGCTACATGGCTGGACCAAAGCTCTGGGCACAAGGTATGGAGCTGCAGGGCCCCCTTCAAGGAGTTATAAAAGAGCTTGGCCTTAAGGACTGGGCCGTGTGGAAGCTTTGA
- a CDS encoding putative amino acid transporter (COG:E;~EggNog:ENOG410PI2A;~InterPro:IPR002293;~PFAM:PF00324,PF13520;~TransMembrane:12 (i130-149o161-184i205-229o249-268i280-305o325-342i362-384o404-425i484-506o512-536i548-568o574-593i);~go_component: GO:0016020 - membrane [Evidence IEA];~go_function: GO:0022857 - transmembrane transporter activity [Evidence IEA];~go_process: GO:0055085 - transmembrane transport [Evidence IEA]) produces the protein MSRITFSASELRSDHGARDSLELASLASSSPESGLELSRTSSPSGISSSRKLSLEDEDPLSNSNPYANLGSSRPRSGRSYSVSSAFDFGRNLFPLSQTAGGYAPLGAPSALDGESGLGDGSLERNKTLTYINGLSLVVGLVIGSGIFSSPSQVNANAGSPGAALIAWLVAGLLAWTGAASYAELGGAIPLNGGAQAYLSKIFGELAGFLFTWCAVLVLKPGSAAIISIIFGEYVVRAILGAEVEHINPWVNKGVAFGGLFVVTCLNCLSTRLAARIGDLFMFFKFVALVGVTIIGIIVAVTGLSSKGRANEEWKTSWFEGTNMDISGWAMALYAGLWAFDGWDNTNYVTGEFKNPNRDLPRVIHTAMPLVIVCYLLANISYCLVLPQSTMEASNAIAVQFGDKVFGSIGALIFALVVSASCFGALNATIFTSGRLVYAAGKEGYLPTFFGNLWTQGSSSNAVNRLQHRSWASKIVSRLFGNGTWIGYTPINAMALNSTLTLLYIIVGEFSTLVTFYGVAGYTFYFLTVLGLIVLRVREPHLERPYKTWISTPIIFCCVSLFLLSRAVISEPLQTLIVVAFIIAGVPVYFWRIYKRDGKKAFRGWKFW, from the exons ATGTCCCGAATAACCTTCTCGGCTTCTGAACTACGGTCCGATCATGGCGCCAGGGACTCGCTGGAACTCGCTTCgctcgcctcctcctctcctgaATCCGGTCTCGAGCTCTCCCGCACATCCTCCCCCTCGGGCATTTCGTCCTCGCGCAAGCTATCGCTAGAAGACGAAGACCCCCTTTCTAACTCCAACCCATATGCGAATCTCGGATCCTCACGGCCGCGATCTGGCCGGTCATACTCTGTCTCTTCTGCATTCGATTTTGGAAGGAATCTGTTTCCCTTATCCCAAACTGCTGGTGGTTACGCTCCCTTGGGAGCTCCGTCTGCGCTTGACGGAGAAAGTGGCCTTGGTGACGGTTCGTTGGAAAGAAACAAGACTTTGACATATATCAATGGTCTCTCCCTGGTGGTGGGACTAGTGATTGGCTCAGGgattttttcttctcccagtcAAGTGAACGCCAATGCGGGATCCCCTGGGGCTGCCCTAATTGCGtggcttgttgctggtcTACTGGCTTGGACCGGAGCTGCCAGTTATGCTGAACTAGGTGGTGCTATTCCTCTGAATGGTGGCGCTCAGGCTTATCTGTCTAAGATATTCGGAGAACTGGCAGGATTTCTTTTCACTTGGTGTGCCGTCTTGGTGCTTAAGCCTGGCAGCGCAGCCATAATCTCAATCATATTTGGCGAGTATGTTGTTCGAGCAATATTGGGTGCCGAGGTCGAACATATCAATCCATGGGTAAATAAAGGAGTGGCATTTGGAGGTCTTTTTGTGGTGACTTGTCTAAATTGTCTCTCTACCAGACTCGCTGCTCGTATTGGCGACCTTTTTATGTTCTTCAAGTTCGTGGCACTGGTCGGGGTTACCATTATTGGGATTATCGTTGCAGTTACAGGCCTTTCGTCCAAAGGGAGGGCGAATGAAGAATGGAAAACGAGCTGGTTTGAAGGCACGAACATGGATATATCCGGCTGGGCAATGGCGCTATATGCAGGTCTTTGGGCATTTGATGGTTGGGACAAC ACAAATTACGTGACGGGCGAATTCAAGAATCCAAATCGCGACCTTCCGCGAGTGATCCATACTGCAATGCCTCTGGTTATCGTCTGTTATCTGCTCGCCAACATCTCGTACTGCCTGGTCCTTCCTCAGTCCACGATGGAAGCCAGTAATGCCATTGCGGTTCAGTTTGGCGATAAGGTATTTGGAAGTATAGGAGCCCTGATATTCGCGCTAGTCGTTTCTGCGAGCTGTTTCGGTGCTCTAAATGCGACCATATTTACCAGCGGACGTCTGGTATACGCTGCCGGTAAAGAAGGCTATCTTCCTACATTTTTCGGGAATCTTTGGACTCAAGGCTCCTCTTCCAATGCTGTGAACAGGCTTCAACACCGGTCGTGGGCGAGCAAAATCGTGTCTCGTCTTTTCGGCAACGGAACCTGGATCGGATATACGCCCATCAATGCTATGGCGCTGAATAGCACACTCACATTGTTATACATCATTGTTGGGGAATTCAGCACCCTTGTTACATTTTACGGTGTCGCAGGATATACGTTCTACTTCCTCACAGTGCTAGGCTTAATCGTGCTCCGCGTTCGTGAGCCGCACTTGGAACGGCCGTATAAGACCTGGATTTCAACCCCGATTATTTTCTGCTGTGTCAGCCTTTTCTTGCTTAGTCGCGCCGTTATTTCTGAGCCACTACAAACACTGATTGTAGTAGCGTTCATTATTGCCGGAGTGCCAGTTTATTTCTGGCGCATCTATAAACGCGATGGCAAAAAGGCGTTCCGGGGATGGAAATTCTGGTAA